The Poecile atricapillus isolate bPoeAtr1 chromosome 6, bPoeAtr1.hap1, whole genome shotgun sequence genome contains the following window.
TCACTCTCCCCGTAGTCCACAGGTGTCATGCGGGGCTTCAGCAGGGAGAAGTCTGTCAGGTTGAGTTGGTCTGAAATGGCAGCATGGGGACAATGTCACCTTGCCACCCTGCTGTGCCTGTCCCCTTCCCCACCAGGACCAAAGCCAAACCACACACAGCAGCTTTCTGGGgcacccccagcacagccctatgctccagcagctcctgccataCTGCTGCACTGTGCCCAACATCCCTTCCCGTGTCCCCATGAGGGTAAGGACATTGCTCACCGGGTGTGAAGACGGTCAGGCTGGCCAATGCCACCACCTCCCCGACCCTGTTCCTGGCGAAGCAGCGGTACGTGCCCTCGTCCGTCACCCGCACACCCTGGATCTGGAGCCAGCCTGTCACTTCATATTTCTGGGGGCCACCTCTGAACTGCAAGAAGGGGGAGTTTCTGTCAGTACTTGTGGCAGAAGCAAGGGGCAGTCTGTGCCACAAAGCCCCAGGTCCCCTGTTTCAGCAGGCAGTGGGGTCCCAGGATTGCCCTGGCAGCAACCATGCTATTTTCTGTTTATCCCTAGGAAAAAATAAGCTTTTCCTGAcccagctgggctgcagctgtgtTTGCAGGCTGCTATTATGGTGCAGTGGCCAGGGGTGGAGGACAGTAGAGTTTCCTCCAACCAGGCAGGGTAGTCCTGCTTGGGGTGAAGATCCTCAGCTGGACCCTATGACAAGCTATGGGGAGGCCTGAAGGACAGAAAGATGGAAGGGGGCCACAGTGCCAGGTTCcacctgctcctctggcttctTCCATCCATTTCACCACAGTTTCTTCCCCGTTGGTGCCTGGCTGAGATGCATGGCCCCTTTGCCTCTGCCCACACCCTCTAATAGCTAGGTACACCCAGCTGGGTGCTATATttggggctggctgcaggcaggatgTTGATCCCTGGgcctgccagctctgggagggAAGCCCTGCTGATGGGAAAAAAGGGCAGGAAGTGCCTGAGTGTGCTGGTAGGACCAGAGGAGGACCCAGGCTGTAGGGCACTCGGGAGGTCCTctttccagccctggcagagggaCTGCAAGTGAAGCCAGCACACACAGCAAACTTAAGGCAGGCAAGTGTGGAAACTCCCTGCTGCAGGACCCTAAGAATAAGTTCAAAAATTACCAGAAGAAATCACAGAAGAGAGTTATGCTGATGGCTCCTACCACCAACACACCAGCCCTGGCTCGGCCAGTCCTCACGTTACACAGCCTCCAGTCACCCCTTCTCGTCCCCAGGCAGCCAGGCTTGGCCTCTCTCAGGCCTGGTGATCCATGAGCTCTGAGAAGcactggggtcaccctggggtcacctTCAATGCCCTAGGCACACCGCTCACCTGGACTGAGATGTGGGGGTcatctccaggcagcagcatctctgtgccATCCTTCCTCCACTCAATGGAAGCCATGGGGTAGGCAAAGACCTCGCAGCCGAAGATGACATCCTGCCCAGTGATGTTCCATGTGTCATAGGGAGGAGAGGTGATCTGAGGCTCTGGGGAGGGGGGTAGAGGAGAGCAGGGTGGGCTCAGAAGAGGTCCCACCCTTGGCAGATCCCGTGGGCTCTCTTGGGCTGgtctctggagcagcagcatttgGTTCTCACAGAGATGCTGGGACCCTTCCCATACCTGCTCTCCCTCCCATGGCAGACCCTCACTCTTCCCAAGGACATGGTCCCCCCTCACAGCTGGGACTGGGAGCTCCCTCCCCATCTGCCCCCACCAGTCCATGGAGGGCTGCCATCCCTGCtggcctcagtttccccacctCTGCAATGATGCTCCAGTGACACACGCAGCAGGAAGAGTGCAATGACAGCAATGTTACAAAGCAAAGCTTTCCTGAGCAATCAGAACATGCTCCTCCTGTGGGAGGAAGGCCAGGGGGCACTCATCCAGCCTGAGGCTGGTGAGGATGGATGAGGTAGTTGAGCTCTCAGCCAAATGAGGCCTCTGCTCTGACACAGGGTTCATGCCAGCAATGAAGGGAGTCAGCAGGTCCTCATCTCCTGGATGGAGCCAACAGCTCGAGATCCCACATCCCTTCCCTGGAGGGATAAAGTGAGGACCATGCTTCTTACCCACACCTGCTTCATGACCTGGCCCATAGTATGAGCCAGAGTTCAAGGGAAGGTTTCCACCTCCAAATATACCTGGGAAAACACTCAAGAACATGATGCTCTACAGAAAATAAGGTCACCCTTGACACCCCTCAGGCTGCGGTGACAGCACAGGGTgacctgtgccaggctgggcaggatgGGGCATGGCTTTCCTGTTAGACTGTCCCCTCTGAGCCCCTACCTGAGTTTTAAATGGGAGATGGAAATCACACAGCCAAGCCAAACCAACCCTGGTTTCTATTTGCAGGAGGCAGACACATTTCTCGGGAGCAGCAGGCCAGTGTGAACCCAGCCTTGCCGCCAAGAATTCGCTAACAGCTCCCTGGAACTTCCCAATCTGATCCAGCAGGATTTGTTGCTTCCCATAAACTCCACTCCCTCTTGGCAAAGCTGCTCCCAGATTTCTCCAAGCACTGGATCTGCAAGGGGCTCTCCCTGATCAGCAGGGTGAGGGGACTAGTGGGAGCCTGACACTGCATGGAGCAGCGCCCAGTGCAGTCCAGTCCCTGTGGTTTTCCTTCCAGGTGAAACAGTTAAGCCAGACCCCCTTGTTTGTCTCTTCCCACAGTGCCAGGGCCACTACCTGACTCGCAGGGGCCTTCATGGGCCACAGTGAGGTTGGCATCAGGGTGGGCATGGGCAGCCTCCAGGAACCTGCAGATCTGGGCGTAGGTTTTGCCATCAGAGCCGCAGAGGGCCAGGTGGGAGAGGCAGGCACACTGGGGCTCGGGCACCTCTCCGTGACGTAAGTCCCCTGCATCCAGCCGGCACTCCAGGTGCTCCCCACACTTGCCGTAGAAGTGGTTGGTGTTGTCCAGGTCACAGATCTGTCCCTCCAGGTTGGCACATTCCCAGCAACAGTCACAGGCATCCCGCACTGTGCCAGCCAGGCAGCCGCGTGGCATCGGGCACTCCTCTGGCTGGCACTCAGAGCAgccctccccttcctccagcAGCCGTTGCCAGCCCCGCTGGAGGTAGTCAGAGGTGCTGGGAAAagcctggcccagctggagCAAAGCCCAGTGCAAGGAGAGCACTGAAAGCACAAGGCAAGAGACGCTGAGGGGCTTGGCTTCAGACATCCTCACGGCAGCTCCTCTATCCCAATCCCACTGTCACTTGGATGGCAATTTCTGGCACTGCTCTGGTCTCCCTGTCTAGATCTGAGGAGCCATCCTGGCCTGTGAGGAGGGACAAAGTGTGTTACTGACATAGGAAGTGTCTCCCACTCCTTTTTCTCCTGGCTGGcttgctctgagcagcagcactgccttaCGTGTGGGGAAGGGTTGGTCCCAGCCCCtctcacccccagccctgcagtcaCGGCCTTTGCACCCTGGAGCTCCCCAAccagctcctgccctgagaCACCGAACACCTTCTGGAGAGACAGTGCTGGTGACCCCAGCCCATCAGGTTTCATCCTTGTTCCCTTGGCAGCCCAGCAAGCAAAGTCCAGCCTCCTCTGACTGGGaagccacagggctggcagggcacTGGACAGGCTGTTCTACAACATTGTGGTTCAGCTTGTTCATATCCTGCTCCTGGTCTCCTGTCAGAAAGTTGCTCTCAagcccctttcctttccccattGCTTTGCAAGAGTCATGaacccttttttcctccctcactATCCATACAAGCACAATGGAGTGGCTGATCCTGCAGACAAGGTGCTCTTTCTGTGCTGGAGCCAAGCCAGGAGGATGCTCCCAGTCATGCCTGGCTTttgctctccttccctccccgtGCTGTAACCCTTCTTTTTAGGCACCACCTACTCGAGCAGGGGAAACAATGGCCTCTCCCTACAAGGGTTTGTGACCCCCTCAGTTATCACACAGACAACTGAGGCTGAGCACGGAGGAGCTCAGTGCACAGGTGAACAACCCCTGGACTGACAGCCAACCCAGCGTGGCCAGCCTGTACCAGCACAGCACGGTCCCTGCCCTCAAACCCCAAGGTTGCATAACCTACTCAGGGTAAGAAGAAGCTGATCTACTCCGTGTTTCCTATATCTCCTGCGGGGAAAAACATGGCATCTCAGAGCCTGTCCCCAGAGAGGGTGACAATGAACCAACCCTTTGAGAACATCCCTCCCTGACCCCGTCGCACCCTGGCTGCCTTCCCTGAGATGGGGTGAAATTACGGTCCTCTGCCCCAGGGCATAAGCgagcggggctggggaggggacagcttGTCTGCCTAGGTTCCCTCCCCTCCTGAGAACAGCACCCAAGGGCAAGCTGCAGCCCCCCGAGCTACATCCCCCCTCTCGAGGCTAACACAGCGCAGCGCTGGGGTGGGGGTGGCCCGGACAGTGGGTTACACGTATGCATCCCCCGGATTACAAACCGTGAATATTTGACCCGTTTTCCAGAGCCCACCAGGCACCCCAGGAGTGGAAAGGGGCAGAGGGTCCCAGCGCCggagcccctccccaccctaCCCCAGTCTGTGCGGAGTAAGGCTCCATCCCCGATGGATGTGGGGGGCCAGAGAAAGGGTACGGGGGAATTGCAGAGTTGGTCTCTGGCTCCTCACTTCTGGGGTGCAGGCGCTGGGGGTGCTGGAACAGTGCTGGGAAGAGGCACGACGTCCCTTGGGGTCCCCCAGGAGCCTCCCCGCCATGAGCCGCCACTTACCGGAGGCGCCGGTGCCGGGGGCCGCGGGTGCGCAGTGGCCGTGGCGGCGGGGCTGCtggcccccagggctgctggacCCCGGCCGCTCCAGCACCGCCGTGATGTCAGCGAGACGTGAatccccccgcccctctccggGCCCGTGGCCCGTCCCTGGACCGGGACACGGGCTGGCTGGCACCCCTTCCCTGCCGGGGTCCCGCCACGCACCGCACGCTGGCCACGGGGCTCTGCCGCTCCCTGGCACCGGCGCCTCCCCTCTGGAATCACCCCCAGTCGTGTGCGGGACCCGGGTTAATGCTCCGCCCCGTCCGTGGGGCAGGGGGGGACTGGGACTGCGACTTTGCCGTCCAGCTTGGCAGCAGTCCTTGGGGACAAGTGAACGGGAGAGGTGGGCATGGCTAAGGAAGTGGTCAAAACATCTCTCAACCTGTAATTTGGTTGGGAAACATAGACTGAAAAGTTGAGCAGCTGCTGTAAGTAAATGGGGGGATAACTGCCGAGGGATGTCTGTGCTCGCCCCACACCAGGAGCCACATCTGAAGGGGATATTGGGGTGTAAACCACGGTGTTCCCTTGGCTGGAGTGGAACTATTGGAGCAATGGtggggctgctccctgccacagcagtgccccagcacagggctggggctccagaccTCCCCAGCAACCTGTcttgctgctccctgcctcagtttccctccgGAACTGACTGAGGAGTGGGGGACCCAGCATGCCTTTGCAGCACAAACACGCACTTGCATTTGCATCTTGCTCCGGATGCCATGCCGGGGGGGATCACACAGCCCGCTCCTCTCCAGGCAAGGAATTTGTGGGATTGAATTCCCTCATGAAGCTCAAGCAAATCGGGACCCCTCTAAGGATCTGGTTTCCTTCACCATGCTGCAAAAATCTGCTTCTGCTTTCCAACACCCTCCTGCAAATTTGTTCCGGGTTCCAGGGCTTTTGCTTGATCACTTTGTGAATCCAGCCATGTCTAACGATGGAAAATGCAGCAGGCTTCAGCCCCCTTAAATCTGTCTCTGCCAGCCAAACTCCCCGCTCCAGCCCCCTGCTGCAGAGGGGGGtttcctgccagctctgccttcagCCTCACATCCCACTCCCCCTCTGTGGCCCCCAGCCCCTTGGCTCAGGGCTGCCTTCCTCCCTGGCTCCCCTTGTCCAGCCTATTGAGTTCGGTCCCCACATGCCACAAGTTTTCAGGTCCAGTGTCCACGAGTTgctgagcagctggggctgcagctgttttgggagcagggaaaaagtCAGGAAGGGCTGAGGTTTTCCTACATGCAGCCTCAGAGCTGGGTCAGAGCCTGAGCAGAGAGGAGACAGACTGCAGGTGGCTCAGACCGGAGTGCTGAGCCTCCTGGGCTATCCCTGCCATACCACCCTTCCCACTTTGGGGTGAATGACTGCCTGCATGTTCAGGCATTCCTGCACCAAACACACACTTACTTGCCCCTGCTCCACACAGAGGGCAAAGCAGTGAAGCAAGCCTGGCCCATTATGCCACCTCCCGCTCACAAAGCTCCTGGCCAGCACAGAAACAGAGCCAGCACTGAAatcccaggcactgctgagaACAGACCATCAGTATTTCTGGTTATTTGTGTCTCTTGTCCTCGGCAAGGGGGGGCAGGTCACATTGCTGCTGTCCTTTCTCACACATGGTTCCTTCTCCTGTGATGTGCCATGGCCCAAATGCTTGGTGTGTCTTATCTTCATGGCATTATCATGGCCTCTGGGTGGCTCAATTCACCTGAGTGTCACTGCAGCATCAGCCACTAACAGGGGAGAACCCCTGGCCAAAAGTGAAATCCAAACACAGATCGGAGCAAGAACAACTCCAGTTGTGGAGCAACACAACCCATTCTCAGAAAGCCAAGGGCTGCTTAGCTCAGCTCAACAAGATGGAGCTCAAACATGGCAGTTAATTAAACCTCCTGCTTAATGAGACTATTGAATGTGTTAGTGAACAGCAGCAGCTATGAATGAGGGGTGGAAGATGTAACCTGTGCTTAACAAGGAGTTCTGCTCAATCACACCCGAAGTCAATCAACACAGCCATGGCTGCAAACGGGTTTGTGGCTTATATTGCTTGACAAGTTTGTGGGGAAAAGGGTGATCACCGCCCTGCATGGCCTGGCACTTAGGTAAATTGCATTCCTGGCTCCCTACCAGTGATGGCTAGTTatctctcccttttcctcacTTTTCATGAGCCCAGTGAAGCTCCTGGAACTGGGCTTTGAAGGCTGAGCCTAAAGCACCAAagcctcctcctctcttccAAGTGGGTTGCTCCCCATCACTGTTTCTCATCTTGTGATGGTCCCATAGAAGCCAGGAGTCCATGGGTACTCCTGGCAGGCCTGCATCCTTGGCATCCCTCCAGAGCTCTGCCATCAGACTGGAACACATCACATCCAGTCAGGGGTACCACACTGCTCCTGGCCCACTGACCCCCTCCCTGAAGCTTTGGGCTGATCCCCCAGACATCCCATAGCAATCTGGGGTTTCTGGCAGATGAGGCCATGGGAAAAATCCACTCTGGAAAAAAGTCCTAGGCCAAGTGACTCAATGTACGTAAtgtccagcagggctggagggcagcactggggctgggctggtggGGTTGAGGATGTGGGTTGTGTCACAGCAGAAGTAAATGTCACCAGAGATCATGGGACAGAATGTTGCCAGCAcactgcctggggctgtggggggctCATTCTGATAATAAACCAAATCTCTGCATTCACATCAAATACAGTCTctgtttcctgctgctctgttttctgACAGCCTGAAACAGCCCGGTTCTGACCAGCCCACACCAATGCCGAGCTGTTCCCAGCCACATTCCCAGGTTCCACTGTGGGTTCAAGGCATGGGCAGCAGGCAGGTCCCCCCCCTCCTGCGTGCCAGGCCGGACCCGCGCTAGGAAGCAGCCAGGCTCAGGTTTCTCCAGGCTTTTGCAGACCGAATTCCTCTGAAGAACCAACCCGTCAGCAAATTCTTGGGGAAGCGGTTGCAGCTGTGTGCAGGGACAGCCTGATGCCCAGTCCGCCCGGGGTCCCCGGCAAGAGCCGCggctcagctccatcccagcaggaatCATGCTTTTCCCTGAGGTTTTCCCaccagccccatccaagctcAAGTCTAATAACCCGGGGGCAGGAACCGAAAAGACGGCGGGGGCTGCATTCCTGGGATGTCCCCGCACTGGCACGGTCGTGCCAAATTTGACACTCCTGTGCCAGGTTCCACGGCCCTAAGAGCCGCCCGGCTCCTGCCACACCCGGACCCCGCAGCAAAGCGGAGCCCCCGCGTGtccccgcccggcccggggctGCGGCTGGCGGTGCGGGCAGGCGGCTGCGGAGTCTCTGCTGCCACCTCCAGGGCACCGCTGCGCTCGTCCCCTTGCGGTGACATTGACCCTGTCCGTGGGGGCTGCGGAACCTGGAGTAATGCCTGGACACCTCAGCCCCACCACCCCTGCCTTCCTGCTCTCTAAAAGCCCCACTATCGGCAGAGCCCCCTCACCGCTATGCAGTGTCCTGAGGGGCTTGGGCACATTCCCTGTGGTGGTGGGATCCTCTGTtcagcctgccctgctgctcgGGCTGCATGCCCCCCCCCCAGACCGGGtgggtgctgccagctcagTGGCACCGCGCCCGCTGTCGCCTTTGCCACCCTCCCTTTCCCCAGGCTCCAGAAGcgccagcagggctgggacgCAGCCAGGGAAGGTGACCCGCTGCCAGCACCCCGGCACCCCCTGCCACTGGGGAcgggagctggggagggggagcctGCCCGCTCCCCCCTGCAAGAGGCTGCCCATTTCCAGGCGTCATTAAAGAGCAATTAGCTGGAAATTAAGCTGAGAACAAGTATTGATTAGCTCATTAAGGCTGGGGGAGCCGGCTGAGGCGGTAGGAATTGCTGCCGCTCGCCCTCATTATGGGCAAGGTTAAAGCATGTGGTCGGGCAGCTCATTAAAAATGCCAGGGACCAATCGATGTCCCCAGCCCAGCGCCGGCCAGCACCCCCAACACCTCTGGGGATATCCAGCTGCTGTCTTTCTGGGACTGGCCCTTGACCTTTGTGATGAGCCAGCTCGGGAAGGCACAGAGTATCCACTGCTGCATCCTAGGCTccactgcagaggcagcagtgtCCCTTTTGGGCTTGTCAATCCCCCAAAACTCACTGGCCAAATGAGTTTTCTCTTCCCCAATCAGGAGAATCCACGGGGACAGGTTCCCCCGAGCGCAGTGAAGTGGCAGAGTCTGTGGGCTCACTGCTCTGCTGCCGGCTCCAGGAGAGAACAGGCACCGTGGCTGATTTGCAGGGCAGCACCCCAGACCTGCAATGCTCCAGAATTGAGTTTTTCATGTCCCTGCCCAGTGGTGTCAGCTTGTGCAGGTGTGGGACAGACCAAGGGGGAATCTCAGGATAGAATGAAAGCAGGTGACAGATGAAAGACACTCAGTGGCTCTGTGTGGCTGAGTACTGCCACATTACACCACCCTGTATCCCAGCCTCACAGCTCTTGGGGGGCTCTTGGGGTGAGCCCAGGCTCAGCCCGGCCAGACCCTTTCAGCTGGACCAAGCCACCCCGAGCATCTGTGTCTCTGGTCCTGTGTGCCTCCTATTTCCATCTCTGCCTCTTGTGGCCACCAGCAGCtcagggccagctcccagccagcacACACAAGGAGAGTGTCCCTGCAAAGCCGGGTGGTGCGTGTGGGAGGAGGCAGGTgtcatcattatttttgttttctttaagctCCTCTGGAAATATATTGTATTCTCAGATAATCCCGTTCAATTACACCACAATAAAACACATAATAAAAACGTAATTCATTTTTCCTGAGCGCTCCATCTCCCTGTGTCTTGGCAAGCTATTAAAaatttgtcttcatttttctgGCAAGAGCCTTGTACCTTTTCATCTTTAATTTATGAGAGCAGAATAGCTACTGACAAGCCCTTATTGCACGGCGAGGGGCTGCATTATTTATAAGCCGCCAATGGCTGGCTCAGGGGAGATATTTGCAATATTCCGTGGCCGGGAGAAGGAGGGGGACAGATCACTGATGTGCCTGTCCCAATCCACTCACTTCCCCACCTTGGGTGGGTGGGTGCTGGGTGCAGGTGTTCTCCTGGCTGCCCCTtgagggcagcagctggagcctagcctctgccagcccctgccagctgTGCAAGCTGTGGTGCAGGGTGGCTTTGGGCTGCCTGGCCCTTATCTCGTCCCTGCTGTATCTGCCCATCTTGGCCTTTGCAGCGGTCTCGCTCCTGTCCTTCAGCACGGGGCACTGCAGAGCACGGTTGCCTCCATCCCTCCTCTCTCTGGCTGGACATCCACGGCTGCTTCTGGCTGCCCTGGTGGGACAGAGAGCTGAGggacaggcagctgctgcccgcAGGCTTGCCAGGGTCCTGCGATGTGCCCTCCAGTGTGCTCTCCCATAGTTGTACACAGAAAGTGGGATAAAAATAGtcctgcagggaaggagcaggagcagggctgggattgtcCTGTGAGCAGGCTGCAAGAGGGGGTGTGAGTGTGGGCAGAGCCAGGGTGACGCTCTGGCCTCTCCAAACCAGCagcatccagagcagcagcttaGCAAAGCTCTCTGCGCAGTGGCGAGCTCCAAAGCCGACTGTACTAAAAAAAGCCCTCCTGACAGCTGGATAAGCTTCACCACATGCCAggccagccagggctgctgcaaaGGCAGTCAGCTGGAAAGCAGGGAGCAGAACCCAGCCCCAGGGGGTGCAGAGACACCCCAAAAGCCAGCCtgcccctctctcctgctcccatCCTCACCCCAATGGCAGTCCCTTTCCACCATAAGCAAATAAGCCAGCAGCACACTTCTCTTTGCTGTTCGTTTTGTATAAACAATCTGCTTTTATTGTATGGTATATATAGGTACATTATATGTATATCAAAAATATCTAGAGGAAACCACAGTGCACTTAAAGCTATTGAGAAGGTCCACCTGAAAGCAAGCACTCCAGGAGGGGGTAGAGTAACCCCTCAGGGGAAGCCCAGCCCTGAACACAGATGGcattaaaatgataaaaaaaaccaagactCTACTGGGATTAAAATGTGCCATTTGCTCTGGGGATAGAAGCAGCAGAAAGCCAGATTAAATGCCCAGAGCGGCCCGGAGGAGAGCAGAAGGTGAGATGGGAGCACACGCCTGGGCTGGGAGAGTTCCCCACTCTGAGCTCAAGTCACTACGTGCAATTGATCACTCACCCCCAACTATTTTGGCAATGGGGAGTTTTCCTCTCCAAAAACTGCTCTGCCATCCCCAGGTACCAGCTGCTGAACCACTGGGCACTGTAGAGTACCTGCAGAGCTATTCTACTTTCAATTGCTGATTCTCTGCTGCCTCCTAAAGCTGGGGAGCAccattttcttcctcatcccacttttttttttttttcctctactaCAGCTCACAAGgtctctggtgctgctgcctgcattTCCCTGTGCACTGCACAGAGCTACAGGCACACCCAGAGGGGAGGAGTGCCCCAGGGTGCCAGCCAGGcggtccccagggcagggctgagccagGCACGGGAACAGGGTTAGGTGTGGTGCTGCATGGCTGCAGGCACCCCGGGAAGCAGGGCTGAGCACCTGGGACCTATGGACACAGAATGGCCAAGGGAAAGTAGCAGCACCCCGAGGGGATCCAAAGGGCGAAGCTCAGCAATGGCCTGGCAGCTCCGCGGAGCTCATCTCGGCCATCCCAGGGGCACATCTTGGCCACCCCAGGACCCTGCTCAGAGCCCTTTGTTGAAGTAGACGGTCTCCAGCCTTGGATCTTTCTTCCGAATCTGATCTTGGACTTCAGGCTCCAGGCTGCTCACAGGCATTGAGCTGTAAGGGAAA
Protein-coding sequences here:
- the KAZALD1 gene encoding kazal-type serine protease inhibitor domain-containing protein 1; amino-acid sequence: MSEAKPLSVSCLVLSVLSLHWALLQLGQAFPSTSDYLQRGWQRLLEEGEGCSECQPEECPMPRGCLAGTVRDACDCCWECANLEGQICDLDNTNHFYGKCGEHLECRLDAGDLRHGEVPEPQCACLSHLALCGSDGKTYAQICRFLEAAHAHPDANLTVAHEGPCESEPQITSPPYDTWNITGQDVIFGCEVFAYPMASIEWRKDGTEMLLPGDDPHISVQFRGGPQKYEVTGWLQIQGVRVTDEGTYRCFARNRVGEVVALASLTVFTPDQLNLTDFSLLKPRMTPVDYGESEEDYY